In Sinorhizobium fredii, one DNA window encodes the following:
- a CDS encoding phosphotransferase enzyme family protein, with product MADIPEALAGRLSLRAKEALSHWGLSRQQPELLKYRENAVFKVALADGRPAVLRLHRPGYHSAEALVSELQWMNVLEQGGIEVPTPISTLKGDDYTALPASVDFPEQNADIVSWLSGTPLGQSGVPLSHGPEDMVRIFAAVGAKMADLHNISDAWERASALERPSWDKRGLLGDNPLWGRFWDLDALSTRDQDKLCRLRGILLSEMERINAEKLDFGLIHADLVRENVLVTASSVQFIDFDDSGYGWRLFDIATTLLRNRKEPRYREIRQAVLDGYRRNRELSDREESLLPMFMLLRSLTYIGWIGERPEFADNGARLSRYLSDAYGLADEYLGAGW from the coding sequence ATGGCGGACATTCCCGAGGCGCTGGCCGGAAGACTTTCACTTAGAGCCAAGGAGGCACTCTCCCACTGGGGATTGTCCCGCCAGCAGCCGGAGCTTCTGAAATACCGTGAGAACGCGGTCTTCAAGGTGGCCCTTGCGGACGGGCGACCTGCGGTGCTGAGGCTTCACCGCCCTGGATATCACAGCGCCGAGGCCCTCGTTTCAGAGCTCCAATGGATGAACGTGCTTGAGCAAGGCGGCATTGAGGTCCCGACGCCTATCTCCACCCTGAAAGGAGATGACTACACTGCACTGCCTGCAAGTGTCGACTTTCCAGAACAAAATGCCGACATCGTGTCATGGCTCTCCGGGACGCCCCTAGGCCAGTCAGGTGTACCGCTGTCGCACGGTCCGGAGGACATGGTACGCATCTTTGCCGCGGTCGGAGCCAAAATGGCCGATCTCCACAACATTAGCGATGCCTGGGAACGGGCGAGCGCGCTCGAGCGCCCATCCTGGGACAAGCGCGGCTTGCTCGGAGATAACCCCTTGTGGGGGCGCTTCTGGGATCTTGACGCCCTATCCACAAGAGACCAGGACAAGCTCTGTAGGCTGCGCGGTATCCTTTTGTCAGAGATGGAGCGCATCAATGCAGAGAAACTCGATTTTGGTCTCATTCATGCAGATCTCGTGAGGGAGAACGTCCTAGTAACGGCGAGTTCCGTCCAATTCATAGATTTCGACGATTCCGGGTACGGCTGGCGTCTCTTCGATATCGCGACCACGCTCTTGCGTAATCGGAAGGAACCGCGCTACCGCGAGATCAGACAGGCCGTTCTCGACGGCTATCGCCGTAATAGGGAACTTTCGGATCGCGAGGAATCTCTTCTGCCGATGTTCATGCTGCTGCGCAGCCTCACCTATATCGGATGGATCGGAGAACGCCCAGAATTCGCTGACAACGGCGCCCGTTTGTCACGCTACCTGTCTGATGCCTACGGACTAGCCGACGAGTATCTCGGCGCCGGTTGGTAA